Below is a window of Phocoena phocoena chromosome 12, mPhoPho1.1, whole genome shotgun sequence DNA.
CGTAGAGGATGCGTGGGTTTTGTGTATAGGGTAAGGAAGCCTGCCCTGAACACCGGCaagtttaatccattttcattcgAAAGAACAACTGGCCTTGGGCAACATATTTCTAATGGTCTAAGTCATTcagcgtgtgtgtgcgtgcaggcATGCGCGTGTACACAAGCTGTGCATAAATAGCACGTTTCCAGTCTGCGGAAAATGTGTAATGGACAAGCGGCACATGACAGTAGGCTCAGCCCCTGAAGATTTACCAGGAAAGAAGACAGCTGCGTGGCAAAGCTGCTGCTTATAATTAGGGAAGGAGTTGCCCATGTCCTGTGCCATTCAACAACTTCAGCCATTTAAATGACAGCCGGCTTGTTTAGCTCTAACCACCCTCCACCCTTTTTAGGGGCCAGGAGTTAATTTCTTTTTGAGAACGCTGCTTTGGACTGTCACCTCTAGTATCATTGTAAGATGGGATATGACGTGATGACTGGAACATCTCAACTAGCAACCATGATGAATGAGCAAAAAACAGGAGTTGCTTTCAACGTCTCTTTTTAACTTTGTGAGGGAAAAACGATTTTCAAAACCCCGTGGACTTTCCGGTTTCTAACAGGGCCATATTGCTAGTTCTGCAGTTGACGAGAAAACTATAATGCTTTCTTTGGCTCGAGTGAGCTGTGAGAAGTATCACAGCACTCCTGACGTACAGTGGCTCTCAACAGGACGGATGGGGAGGGAAATTAATAGGCTTCCCATTGTTACCGTGCATTTTTGCCAGGATATTTCATTAGTGTAAACACTGAACCCACTGTCATCTTGTTTAGCCACTTGACCCAGATGATTTTCAACTCTGTGTGTCGTGATGAGTAGAGCACTGGCGTGCACGAGACAGGCCCTAATTACTGGAAGCAGAATCACTGCTGACCCAGGACGAGATTAATTGCTCCTTTGCAGTCTTTATCCTGGGACATTAGCGCTGTCTGGTTATCTTGCTTCAGCTGAGGGATTCGGGACAATAGCAGTGCTGATGGTAACGGTCGGCAATTCCCCTGTTTGTTTTGCAGGTCACGGCCAGGGGGTTCGGGCCGCTGTTGCAGTTCGCCTACACCGCCAAGCTGTTACTCAGCAGAGAAAACATCCGCGAGGTCATCCGCTGTGCCGAGTTCCTGCGCATGCACAACCTGGAGGACTCCTGCTTCAGCTTCCTGCAGACCCAGCTCCTGAACAGCGAGGATGGCCTGTTTGTGTGCCGAAAGGACGGTGCGTGCCAGCGCCCGCACGAGGACCGCGAGAACAGCGccggagaggaagaggaggaggagacgaTGGATTCGGAGACGGCCAAGATGGCTTGCCCCAGGGACCAGATGCTTGCAGACCCCATCAGCTTTGAGGCCACTGCCATCCCAGTAGCAGAGAAGGAAGAAGTTTTGCTGCCGGAGTCCGACGTGCCCGCGGACACCAAGGAGAGCGCGGCAAAGGACGCATTAACGCAGTACCCCAGATACAAGAAATACCAGCTTGCATGTACCAAGAATGTCTATAACGCATCATCACACAGTACCTCAGGTTTTGCAAGCACATTCGGTGAAGAGAACTCTGGCAACAGCCTCAAGCCGGGGCTTGCCATGGGGCAGATTAAAAGCGAGCCGCCCAGCGAAGAGAACGAAGAAGAGAGCATCACGCTCTGCCTGTCTGGAGATGAGCCTGACGTCAGAGACAGAGCCGGGGACGTGGAAATGGACCGGAaacagccccgccccgcccccgcgcccgcccccgccccccctgcCGGGGCCGCCTGCCTGGAGAGGTCCAGGGGCGCGTCCTCCCCCTCCTGCTTAAGGTCTCTGTTCAGCCTAACAAAAAGTGTGGAGTTGTCCGGCCTGCCCGGTACCTCTCAGCAGCACTTTGCCAGGAGTTCCGCGTGCCCTTTTGACAAGGGGATCACTCAGGGTGACCTTAAAAGTGACTACGCCCCTTTCCCGGGGAATTACGGACAGCCCCACATGGGCCAGAAGGACGCGTCCAGCTTCACAGTGGGGTCGCCCCTCAAGGGGCCTGGGTTGGAGGCGCTCTGTAAACAGGAAGGAGAGCTGGACCGGAGAAGTGTGATCTTCTCCTCCAGCGCTTGTGACCAAGTGAGCACCGCGGCGCACTCGTACTCTGGGGTAAGCGGTTTGGACAAAGACCTCTCCGAGCCGGTGCCAAAGGGCCTGTGGGTGGGGACTGGCCAGTCCCTCCCCAGCTCACAGGCCTACCCTCATGGTGGGCTGATGGCTGAACACTTGCCAGGAAGGATGCGGCCCAACACCAGCTGCCCGGTGCCAATCAAAGTCTGCCCTCGCTCGCCCCCGTTGGAGGCCAGGACTCGGACTTCGAGTTCGTGTTCCTCCTACTCGTACGCCGAGGACGGGAGCGGGGGCTCGCCCTGCAGCCTGCCTCTCTGCGAGTTCTCCTCCTCACCCTGTTCccagggagccagattcctggCCACAGAACATCAGGAACCAGGCCTGATGGGAGATGGAATGTACAACCAAGTCCGACCCCAGATTAAATGTGAGCAGTCTTACGGCACCAACTCCAGCGACGAATCCGGATCGTTCTCGGAAGCAGACAGTGAGTCGTGTCCTGTGCAGGACAGGGGCCAGGAGGTAGGGAACCCGACTAAATACAAGTATGTGATCCACCCTCAGTCCTTCATCTGgactctccctgccccccaccactgcCAGATTGTTCTTGTTTGTCAAGAGTAAAGGTTACAGTAAAGGGACTGTCTCCCTCATCCGCTGAGGCAGGAGGCTTCCAGGCGATTCCAAATTAACCACTTTGTCCTAGAAAGCACTTGAAATTTGATCGAGATTTCAGTACTCAGCAAGCAGAGGCAAAGTGCTTAGTGAAAACAGTCAGTCTAATGCCTGAAAGCGTGCGCAGGCGCTTCCgatccccgcccccctccccttcccgtcCGTCTGCTTTGAAAGGATGCCATACCCCTCACCCTCATCCTTGCCCCTGGCCTCTTCAGTGTGAAGGAAAATATAGAATCGCTTTCAAAACTGACTGGTTGAAACTAGAGAGATCCACACTAAACAGGTGCTTTCCCAGCACCTTTAAGTTTCCTCGTCAGATGGGACTCTGGAGCCATCCCTTGTCCATTCATTTCAATGCAGGGGATGGACAGCTCATCATCTGTCCCAGTCCCAGTGTCACTGAAGAAGCACCCTTGTCAGTCACTCATAACTGTATAATGTGTCATTTCCCAAGCTCCCCACAAATGGTGAGAGTCATTTTTAGGAACAGTGGGGTTGAGTAGCGGTTTCTGTCCACCCTGAAAGCAAAGTACTTTCTAGGTAAAAATTCCCAAAGGCTCCATCTACGTCTTCCCAATgctgggagaggaagcaggagcaACGCCAGCCACATCGTGAGGAAGACTCACGTGGCCAAGGAGAGAAAGAATAGACGCCCTCAGATGTCCCCCCTTCCCCTGTAACATGAGAGGCCCCCGGAAAGATCTGAGGGTGTCTGTGTCATGATCTGGCATAGTCTTGCTGATCGACAAGGAACCAACCTGAGACTGCCACCTGTGTCTCAGACCTGCCTCCGGAGCAGGACAGAGCGAGCCCGGTGAGAAGTCCCTCCCGAGGGCTGCTTCTCCGAAAAACACAGGAGGAAATGAAGCACGCCCCTCATCATGCCAGTGCCCTCCACCCGCGTCTGCACTCCCTGGTTATTAGCCTCTAGTGAAGCAGGGATGTTAACCCAACCAGACAGCAGAAATGCCACCCAGGGTGAGGTGGGTTTTCACAGAGCCACGTGCGGTTTATTCAGCCTCTGCGAGGTTGGCGAGAAGCACATGAAGATTTTAGCTCGGGCATGTTTTGAAAATAGATTCCAAAACTTCCCGTGCCAACTACAGAAGTGCCCTGTGGTCACTTCCTCGTTTTCTGGCTAGCCCGGTCCCCGCTCTTCTGTTACTGCCTGgcaaagatggaaaaagaaacataCTGAAAGGATTTAATTTAGctaaaagtcattaaaaaggaaatttgaatGGGAAACTATTGCTATTTGAATACACTGTATCCCCTCAGGTTTGGGATGGAGGGTTGGGTTCAGTGCCCCGAGCCACACTCACATCTGTGTCGTCACATCTGTGTCCCTGACCTGAGAGGATTGAGATTTCGTGAGAACAGTGAAAGGCTGTGCGTTCTCTTTCCTCACTCATCTCTTTCTGTCTGATCACAACATTtaggaggttttcttttttccctgaaattaCTCATAGGCACCCCTGATGCAGAAGCCCAGTCGCTGGGTCCATCGGCATAACGATTTCCCTTGCCAAGGATGTCTCCAGAAAAGGACAAATGCCTTtgagtctttgttttctttatatctcTCCCTTAAGAGGAGCCTCACCATTAACTAAAGGGAGTGTGCGTTTATGACATTTGCATATGTTTAAGGACCTGTCAGTTTCAGATAAATCTCCTTTTGTCTCTCTAATGTCCCCAAAGAGAACTTAAAAGTCACTTCTTGGAACTAAATGCTGCCAACAAGAGCACATGTGTCTTTCCTGTGTTCGGGCCTTATCACTTGTCTACCTTAGaccttttcagttttaaatgaatCGATGAAAAGGAAAAATCGGGGCTTtcttggcggtccagtgtttagggCTCTGcgcgtccactgcagggggctcaggttcgatccctggttggggtgggcggggagggaaaaaaaagaacaggaagaacCATTCGACCTATAAAATAGTCATGAACAGGACTAGTCTCCTCTCAAAAAATACCGctgtcttcaaaaatattttttattttcacttttaaaaaatagatatgttCTTTGCATTTCTAAACAGTCTCGAAAGAAGAgacattttccaaatttctgtGTCATTTCGGGAATCACATTTAGCCCCTCTCGGTAGTACATTTTGGGTAGGATCGTTATAGTGAAGCTAAGGTTTTTTCCCAATTTGACCTTTTAGTTTTCCTAAAGTAGAGATTAGGTTTTGCAAGAACTGTCTCAGGGACTTAGCATGACTGTTCCTCTTTGAGTTAATACTTTGCTTTGGGGAGTTTCTTTGACCCAGTGGAAGTGTGGTCTCCAGTAATAACACTGAAGGCAAACCCTTCACAAAGTGAATCATAACTGATCCAGAAGTCAACATCTCCTGGGCTGATTCTTCCCTGATCTGCTCTTGTGTAAGGTTCCAGGTGACTTCTCTTCCAAGTGAACTCCAAAGAGATGCCAGagccagaaaccaaaaaaaaaaagagtttccaggggacttccctggcggtccagtggttaagattctgcgcttccactgcagggggctcgggttcgatccctggtcagggaactaagatcccgcatgccgtgcggcatggccaaaaaataaataaaattcaaaaaagaagagTTTCCACCTCCAGCCAGCCACCTGTTCAGTACTTCAGACTGACGGGTCCTGCCTTCCTCCCAGTCTCTCTTCCTCTGTAAAGACCCAAAATGTTAGATCAAAAGAAAAGTGTTAACCTACCTTATATTCTGATTTCTAGTTACACCCTCTTAACTCTCCTATCTCACCAGCGTTGACTTCTCATCCTAACTATTCCCCAGCTTTGAGGAAAGTTTAAATAAGCACAATATTGTCCTTTATCAACAATCAGCTTTTtaaagttcctttttaaaaataatcaatcaCAGCATACCCAGCCCCTAACATACCAAATTTAGCAGGCTTTCTCTGTGCCTACAGCAATCTACAAACACACATTTGCATCTCCAggggtttgggttttattttaataccATTTGCCATGTAATTACTAAGCAACTTGCTTTTTGCACATAGCTGTCTACTGTGTACGTGCCTCTAGGTCAATCGTGTAGGGTTGACACATGCTTCTTTAATATCCCTGGTTCCCATAAATCACAATTGACTCATAAATCACCTATCAACAGATATTCCGGTTTCCAGTTTTTTCCCTCTTACAAACATTGGTGCAATAAACATTCTTGTGAACATGtggtgcttttatttttgtgggtTAGAGTCCCATAAATGGGTTAAAGGTTATACTCATTTGTTAAATACTACCTACCTACTTTCCCAAAAGGTTGTAGCAATTCACATATCCTTCAGCAACTTGTGAGTGTCCACTGCCCCCTGTTCTTGCCAGTAGGAGTGGTCACCAGTCCTTCTggtttttgccaatctgatgggcAAAACATGACTTCTCGTGAAGTTGATAACTTTCTTGTGTGTATTCGccattttgtatttcctttcctgGACTTGCCATCTGTCCACTTTTTGGGTATGTTGTTTGACTTTAGTCAATTTACAGGATCCTTAATCCTTAATATAGGAATATTAATCCTTTCTTATATTAATCCTATATCTTCTCCTTGTCTACTTTTTATAGtgtctttttccatttaaaaaaaatttaagttttatgtaatcaaattatcaatctttttctttatgacttcTGGGTTTGCTGTTTTACTTAAAAAGTCAACTtgggaatttttatttatttgtttatttttggctgtacagcacggcatgcgggatcttagttgcccaaccagggatcaaacccgtgccctctgcagtggaagcatgaggtcctaaccactagaccgccagggaagtccccaacttgggaatttttttcttccaatgatGAAAAAATGGACAGGTCATATTAAGCGAAAAAGGTAACATAAACAGTATATATAACAAGGTCCCAGTTTACTttataaagaaacataaataataaaagcagtatAGAGAATAAGATAAAATGGGAGGCAAAGTTGGCAAGAGGGAATACAGGGAAAGGTTAATTTCTATGTATTTCTGTAATGTTTGAATTCTGTATTCAAACAGATTCTTTACTCTGTATTCTTTATTCTGTATTCTCACACAGATTCTTAatcgagatataattcatataccataaaattcactctgtTAAAAtgaacagttcagtggttttcagtgaTTCACAAAGTTGTATGACCATCACCAGTGTCTAAtcccagaatattttcataacccccccaaaaaacataaTATCCAGCAGCAATCACTTCTCATTGCCCTCTTCCCTTACCCCATGACGTTACTAAACCatcttctgtctctatagattgcCTAGTCTAGACATTTCATTTCAAAGGAATCTTACAATATGTGGCCAtttgtgtgtggcttctttcatttagcatgttttcaaggttcctccTTGCCCTTGATGTACCCACCAGGTACATTATCATGTATCAgttcttcactcctttttatcgctgagtaatattcccctGTGTAGATGTACCAGTTTTGTTGATCCGTTCATcagttgagggacatttaggttattttcacTTTGGGGCCATTATCAATTATCTGCTATGagcatttgtgtacaggtttctTGTAGACATGTGTTTCAGTTCTCTTCGTTacataccaaggagtggaattgctaaatcctatgataactctatgtttagcgTTCTGAGGAATTACTAGACTGTTTTCCAAGGTAACTGaactattttgcattcctaccagcaatgtatgagggatccaatttctctgcatcctcatcaacatttgttactgtccatcttttttattatagccgtTCTAGTggtgtaaagtgatatctcattgtggtttacaGGTtcgtttttaaattttgaaaattatagaaGAGTCATGAGCATTTGCCAAGAAGTAAGCATCTTAGTGACATAGTTTTGTACCACAAGCATTAACTGTAGATTTTAATAAAGAAGCACTAGGAAGACAGTTTATTTGCATAGTCAAAAGCATTGATTAATTGgacatgctttatttattttatttttttggctgtgttgggtctttgttgctgcgcgtgggctttctctagttgtggtgagcgggggctactcttttgttgcagtgcacgggctcagtagttgtggcgcatgggcttagttgctccgcggcacgtggtatcttcccaggccagggcttgaacccgtatatccctgcattggcaggtggtttcttaaccactgtgccaccagggaagtcctggacttGCTTGATTAACATGCTTCATGTCAAGAGGGATGAAAGTGTATGAGGGTGATGTGCGCACGTATATGTTAGTGTATGTGTCGGGGCAGGGAGAAATAATGTCCAGAGCAAACACAGAAATGTTTCAGAAGAGCCGTGTCTGACTCTATGTCTCCCATCCAAATGTTGGCTTCCAGACATATGTTGGATGTAAAATGTTTACAGTCGTTTTTGTGGTTTGTTGAATCAGGCATCTTTTTACAAGTAACTGTAGTTGGTCTGcttaatatttagaaagaaaacctCGCTGGGCAGCATAGAAGTCAGCCATATTTctaattaaaacaatgttttcaCGTTGTCTAGAAAGACTCTTAGCATCTGCAACTGCAAAGCATATCGTATGACTGAAAGAAGAAACTATGTGACAAAGAAAGATAGGGCTGATAAACAGAAATACTAATACTCCACAACGACTActagtactactactactaataatgggacttccctggtggtgcagtggataggactccacactcccaatgcagggggcctgggttcaatccctggtcagggaactagatcccacttgcatgccacaactaaggagccagcgcaaccaaataaataaatattataaataaataaataaaaagaattctcccttaaaaaataataataatacttcataGTCGTAAGGCAATTCAaacttttcaaagcactttctccATCTATTATCCAGTTTTATTCTTCATAGCAATCCTCTCAGCTAAGTAGGGCAGATATTATCTCCCTCTGACTCCCAGATCCTCAAAGAACTTcaggacagagaaggaaagactTGCCTGAGATCACATAGCTAGGTAATTGCAGCATCACAGCTAAATTCCAGGTGTCCTGTGTTTGTTTTAGAAACTGGATCATAAGAACAGAGGTTAGATGGACAGTTGTGCAGGAAGTGTGTCTTTGGCAGGGGAGATTTTGTCACTGGCATCTGCCCGGCACAGAGCTGGCTGTCGCCATTCCAACAGCACTAGAATTGTCAGCCCAATGGGCATCTTGCTTTGTCCCCAAGACAACTCACAGGGATCTGAGGGGCTTGTAAGAGCATAAATGTTAAAGGCTTTGGAGAGGTGACTGCACCATCCGGTCCTCAGGGTACTTGCTAAGGGATCCAACTTCTGTAGCTTCTACTCAACATCTAATAGTGAAACCAAGAAAGGAGATAGGAAAGAAGATTGACCACCAAGCTTCCGCTGGGATTTCTAGAGGAAAGAGGTGCTTTTTTTCGCCTTTTTCTGCAACACCTGCGTCTCTGTCCTGCTTCACCAATAGCCCCCATCCAGCACACCAAAGACACCAGGTGAGTGAGATGTGTGTTGAGAGGCATGGTGAGGTGAGGTAGCCATTGTGCTGTCTGATTGCAACCCTGTAAAAAGTATACAGAGGAAACAAAGATCACGGGGAAGTCCACCAGAGCAGGAGAGTCATTGTTTGGGTGCAGAAATTTTATTCTCCTCTATTGTCTCATAATTGAATTTTCTGCTAGAAGTTATATATTTCTCGtacaatttttaaatggtatttttgttttactgGGAGAGAGGGGATGTGGTTTTGGCGGCAGCAACAGGGTAGTTGTtggcaggagagagaaagggagcagCTGATTTCTGTCTGGTGAGAAAGAAGCACAAGCACCTGGGGTCCAGCCAGCAGCATCCCCTGCTCGGGCCCCCAAGGAGGAATACTTAGGTTTCTTTCACTGTCCAGATGCCACAGCATATTCCCACCTTTTGTCAGCCCCTAGGGCCAGAGACCCCTCGGCACTGCAGGGACAACTCATTTCAGGGAGCTCCCAGGAGGTCTGATCCCCTCCTCTGGTCACTACTGAGCCAGCCAGGACGGGTACCGGCTGAAAACAGCTTCTGCCCTGTTCCTCCTGCTGTGCCCCAGAGAGAGGAGAGTGAGTACCGTGCTGGGGCCAGGATGACAGCAACAGAGCAGATTAGACAGGCTGAGGCTGCCCGACTCTCGGAGTGAGTCTCCACTGAGAACCCAAGCGGCGGCAAGCACCTGTCTAGAGAGACATCGGCACCCCGGACCCCTCGGGCCTTTGCCCTTCTAAGCAGCCTGGCCAGCCTTCTGTGTCTCTACACTGAGCCTCACTCGCGTGTGATTGccgagtggtggtggtggtgattggCTGGACTCTCCATCTTCTCACCTCACTGTTTACAAGGGTCCCGGGAATGAAAACTAAGCTACCTCCGAGAAGTAAAATCCTGGAGGAATCATTGGGTTCTAAGAATTTGCCAGAAGAAAGGCAGGAGGGCCTCAGCCTTCTCAAGGTCCAAGGCCAAGTCACATTAGCTGACTTTTGAGCCCATCTGGGGACTACGTGGGTGCCTGCCAGCCTGGGAAAGGAATGTTCTCCCAGCTCCATAATGGGTCTGCGGCTGCCGTTCATCTCCGGGGAAGATGCCCATCAGCTTGGAACTTACTACCCTGAAATCAACAAATAGGTGTGGTGAGTTTCCCACTGTGCCTTTCCAAGaacagtcaggggcttccctttGGTAGCTGGGGTAAGTTCTCCCTAGCTAGAAGGGTAGCAGCACCTTTTCGAAAGAAACAAGCGTAGCTGgggtttgggctttttttttttttttttcttcatgtggaAGAAAGTGTATAGCTGACGATTTTCCTTTGACCTCTTTGCAAAGCAGCTTGAGTTGCAACAGCTCTGCTGAAATGTTATATGGCCTTTTGCTTCAAGGACTTTGAAACTAGCATTGttgatttttcctctttcctgtcAACCTCTGTCCTGTTTCCGTAGTGTTTTATGTTTGCTGTCTGGTGGATTTA
It encodes the following:
- the BACH2 gene encoding transcription regulator protein BACH2; protein product: MSVDEKPDSPMYVYESTVHCTNILLGLNDQRKKDILCDVTLIVERKEFRAHRAVLAACSEYFWQALVGQTRNDLVVSLPEEVTARGFGPLLQFAYTAKLLLSRENIREVIRCAEFLRMHNLEDSCFSFLQTQLLNSEDGLFVCRKDGACQRPHEDRENSAGEEEEEETMDSETAKMACPRDQMLADPISFEATAIPVAEKEEVLLPESDVPADTKESAAKDALTQYPRYKKYQLACTKNVYNASSHSTSGFASTFGEENSGNSLKPGLAMGQIKSEPPSEENEEESITLCLSGDEPDVRDRAGDVEMDRKQPRPAPAPAPAPPAGAACLERSRGASSPSCLRSLFSLTKSVELSGLPGTSQQHFARSSACPFDKGITQGDLKSDYAPFPGNYGQPHMGQKDASSFTVGSPLKGPGLEALCKQEGELDRRSVIFSSSACDQVSTAAHSYSGVSGLDKDLSEPVPKGLWVGTGQSLPSSQAYPHGGLMAEHLPGRMRPNTSCPVPIKVCPRSPPLEARTRTSSSCSSYSYAEDGSGGSPCSLPLCEFSSSPCSQGARFLATEHQEPGLMGDGMYNQVRPQIKCEQSYGTNSSDESGSFSEADSESCPVQDRGQEVKLPFPVDQITDLPRNDFQMMIKMHKLTSEQLEFIHDVRRRSKNRIAAQRCRKRKLDCIQNLECEIRKLVCEKEKLLSERNQLKACMGELLDNFSCLSQEVCRDIQSPEQIQALHRYCPVLRPMGLPTASGMNPVPLGVEQNLAAPQCAVEESVPCCLEQGTAAPGPPWAPSSASENCTSARRLEGTDPGTFSDRGPPLEPRSQTVTVDFCQEMTDKCTTDEQPRKDYT